The following DNA comes from Methanobrevibacter wolinii SH.
AAATTATATTTTTATAATAAACAATGTATTAATTTATTTTAAATGGATTTATATTTTAATTTATTTAATGTTTTTTGTTATGAGGTGGTTGTTGGGAGTTTATTTATTGTTTTTTGTTGTGGTTGTTAAAGTCATAATTTAAAAATTTAACTTATTTTTTTAAAAACTATTTATTTTTCAAATTAAAAATAGGATATATTCTAAATTTTAATAATTTCAATAAACCTATTCTTTTATTAATTTTAATTAAATTTTATATGTGATGATTTTAAAAATATTATATATAATTTAATTATTGATAATATGGAAATTTTAGCAACTTTTTTAACTATTTTTATAATTTTATTGATTGGTTTTCTTGCAAAAAGATTTGATTTATTAAGTGCTAATGAAGGAGAAACTATTAATAAAGTTGTTGTTTATCTTGCAATGCCATTTTTAGTATTTCGTTCATTATATGATGCAAATTTGGCTCTTATTCCAACTTTAGGTAAGTTTCCAATAATTGGTTTTATATCTGCCTTTTTAGTAGGTATTCTTTCATATGTTCTTTTTACAAGTATGAAATTACCAGATAAACAAAAATATACATTAATTTCAGTTATAATTATGGGTAATACTGGATTTGTAGGTTTTCCTGTAATTATGGGTGTATTTGGAACAAATGGTCTTGTAAGGGCTATCTTTTTCAATATTACTGATGTTTTAATGATGATTGTAGTATATTTAATTTTTGTTATAAAATTTGGTGGAGAATATAGAGAAGTTGTTAAACGAATTTTTTCTTTTCCAGTTTTATGGGGTTTAATATTTGGTTTAATATTCAACTTTTATCATATTCAAATAGGTACTATTGGAATAAATATTGTTAATTATTTAGCAGATATGACTATTCCATTGATTATTTTATCTTTAGGTTTATCAATGAGTTTTAAAGGTTTTGGTAAAAAATTTGGATTAACTTTAACTGGTTCCATATTAAAACTTTTCGTTTATCCATTTTTTGCATTTTTCATTTTAAAATTATTTGGAATAAGTGGTTTTGATAATGAAATAGCACTTATTGAATCAGCAATGCCATCTGCTATGTTATCAATTTCATATGTCATGGAATTTGGACTTGATGTAGAATTAACTTCAGATATTATCGTGTTTGATACTTTACTTTCACTTATAACCTTACCTATTCTTATGTCTTGCTTCTAGTATAATTTTAAACTTAATTTAATTTTTTTTATTAAAATTAATTTTTTTCTCTTAATATGAGTTTTTATTATTAATAGTCTTATCGGATGTTTGTTTTTTTAATATATGAGTTTTTATTATTAATAATCTTATTTGGTGTTTATTTTTTTAATATAGAAATTTTATTATTAATAATTTTATTTTTATTTTTTAATATAAGTTTTAATTATTAATATTAGTATTTTTGTGATTTGTTTTTTAAAATAAAGTTTTTATTAATTAAAAATATATTAATTATTAATTGAAATAATAGAAGGAAATGTTATGGCATTATTAAATGTGGAATATAAATCACAAGCTTTAGGAAGAAATATTCCATTTACTGCAATTTTACCTGTAGATCATATTGATTATGAACATAATATAAATAAATCAGATAATGGACCTTATAAAACATTATATTTATTAAATGGTTTGTATGGAGATTGTATAGAATGGTTAACCCATACTGATATTAAAAGATTAGCTGAAAGAAATAATCTTGCAGTTATAATGCCTAGTGGTGAAAATAGTTTTTACTTAAATTATCCATCATCTAATAGGAATTATTCAAAATATGTTGGTGAAGAATTAGTAAATATAACTAGAAGAATGTTTAATTTATCTAATAAAAGAGAAGATACTTTTATTGGAGGATATTCTATGGGTGGTTTTGGTGCATTATATAATGGATTTAAATATAATAATACCTTTTCAAAAATCGTTGCATTATCTTCAGCTTTAATCTTAGAAGATGATTTTGATAAAACTAATCAATCTATATTTAAATATAATCAGGAATATATTGAAGAATGTTTTGGAAATTTAGATACAGCACTTAATAGAGATGTTAATGTAAATAATTTAATTAAAAAATTAGAAGATTCTAATAAAGATATTCCAGATTTATTTATAACTTGTGCTAGTGATGATTCTTTATATGATGCTAATATTAAATTTGTAAACTTTTTATCAAATTATAATAATATTAATTATATTTTCCATGAAGGAGTTGGTGGTCATCAATGGGATTATTGGAATAAATTTATGAAAGAAATAGTTGAATGGTTAACTTGTTAATGTATTTATCATTAAAATTAAGAAAAAATTCTGTTGATATTTATAAAAATTTAAATATTTAATTTTTTAAAATTAAGTTTAAAGTTAATTATAAGCTATTTTAAGGATTTTAATTTTTAAAATTAAGTTTAAGAAGTTAATTATAAAAATTATAATGATTTTAAAGAAGATAAAAAAAGTAAGAAAAATTTTAATTTTTAATTTCATTCATAAATCTATCTCTAATTTCATTAGGAGATAAATCTATTACTGGTGATTTAGAATTACCTGCTTCAAGATTATATTCTATAAATGTACATTTATTACTTTTTAATACTTTACTAAAGTTTATATCTTCAAATTTATATGCATTTTCAAATCCTACATCTTTAGCTATTTTTGTTAAATCTAAGTTTTTAGCATATGTATCCTGATTACCAGTTGAACCATATGCTCCATTATTTATAACAATCCAAATTAAGTTAGGGCATTGATTTTGAGCTATTGTAACAAGTGAACCCATGTTCATTAAAACAGATCCATCACCATCAATTACAACAACTGTATTATCTTGGTTAATTGCAAGTCCAAGTCCAATTGATGATGCAAGTCCCATTGATCCTATCATATAAAAGTTTTTAGCTCTATCTTTTACTTTATATAATTCTTTTGAAGGAACACCAATATTACATACTATAAGTTCATCATCAATATTTTTCATTATTTCTTTAATTCCATCAATACGTGTTGCCATAATTTAACCTCAGTCATCTTCTAATTTCCAATATTTAATTTCAAGTAAAATACTAATTACCTTTCTACTTTTTACAGATTTGTTCCATGATTTTGATACTACTTCATATGCTTCTTCATGATTTTTAGGTTTATAATAAGGTAAATCAAGAGATTCTAATAATTTTGGTGTTGCTTTACCCATAGGTACTTGTCCTACAATTGATTCACCTTCAGTTCCTCTATGACTCATAATCATTACAAGTGGAAATGAGTATAATTCAAATAATGACTCTAATGCATTAATACAATTACCTAATCCAGAATTTTGCATTAAAATTGCAGTTTTTGCTCCAGCCATATATGCTCCAGCACATATTCCAAGACCTTCTTCTTCTCTTGTAACTGGTATATGTGTTATTTCATCATCTGCATCTATTAAATTTAGTAATTCTTTAAGATTAGCACATGGAACACTTACAATAAAATTAATTCCAGAATCTTTAATTCCTTTATAAATTATTTCACTACTATTCATTGTATTCTCCTTTTTTAATTTGTTGGAATCTTTATTATAATTTAAAAACAATAGATTTTAAGTTTCATATTAAAATGAGTTTTTCAACAGAATTTTTATTATTAAAAATATTTTATTTTTTTATTTAGTGTTTTCTTGTTTGTTGTTTTTTAGGTGTTTTTATTTTTTTATTTAGTGTTTTCTTGTTTTTAGGTATTTTTTATTATTTTATTTGGTATTTTCTTGTTATTATGTAATGGTTTTTTATTATTTTATTTGGTATTTTTTTTGTTTGTTGGTTTTTTGTTATTAAATATTTAATTATTTAACTTTAAGATTATTAAAATTTAGAATATCTTTATAATCTATTAATGAAATTTAGATAATTAATTAAAATAAAATAAGTTTTCAATAATGTCATTATTTTTTGTTGAATTTATGAAAATTATTATTTATAATTTATTTTGTTCGAAAGATATAAATTTATTTAAATAATATATATTATAATATATTATAATTTTTAATATATTATTAAATTATTTTTGGACTATATTAAATATATTTCAAAATAATTTCTTTAAATATTTAAAAATTAATTTTGGATAAATAAAAAATTGGTGAAAAATATGATTGCAGATGCTAAAAAGATAGCTGATGGTGTATATTGGGTTGGTGCTCTTGATTGGGATACTCGTGAATTCCATGGTTATTCCTTACATGGTTCTACTTATAATTGTTACCTTGTTTTTGGTGATGATAAAACTGCTTTAATTGATAATGTATATCCAGGATTTTTCCCAGAATTATGGGCTAGAATCGAAGATGCTTTTGCTCAAGAAGGAAAAGATGAAGTTAAAATTGATGTAATGATTCAAAACCATATTGAAATGGATCATAGTGGTTCATTACCGGATATTGTTAAAAAATTCCCAGATATTGAAATCTATTGTACTCAAGTTGCTATTCCAGGTCTTAAAAATCATTGGCCTAGTTTAGCTAATAAAGATATGAATCCTATTAAAACTGGTGATACTTTAGATCTTGGTGGTAAATCTTTTACATTTATTAATGCACCAATGTTACATTGGCCAGATAGTAACTTTACTTTATATAATGAAGAAGGTATTTTATTCTCTAATGATGCATTTGGTCAACATATCTGTTCTGGTGAAAGATATGATTATGAACTTGATCCTAAAGCAGTTGAAGAAGTTGCTAAAAAATACTTCGCAAATTTAATTACTTTATCTTCACCACTTGTTGTAAGTAAAGTTAAAGAAATGACTGATGCAGGATATTTAGATAAAGTTAAAATGATTGCACCATGTCATGGTTTAATATGGACTAAACCAGAGACAATTATTAATTTATATGCTAAATGGGCAACAGCTGACTGTGAAGATAAAATCACTGTTATCTATGATACAATGCATCATTCAACTCAAAAATTAGCACATGAAATTGCTGAAGGAATAATTTCTGAAGGTGTAAAAGTTAAAATGTGCTTCTTAAAAGTTGATGATGAAAGTGATGTAGTAACTGAAGTTCTTGATAGTAAAGCTATTGCTTTAGGTGTTCCAACTATGATGAATAATCCATATCCAAATGTTGGAAAAATTATTTATTACTTTAATTGCTTAAGCTTTGCAAATTCAGGTAAAAAGAAAAAAGCTGTTGTATTCTCATCTAAAGGATGGGGAGGAGGAGCTATTAATAGGTTAACTTCTGATCTTGAAAGTGCAGGTTTCGATGTACTTGAAGATGATGCACTTGATGTTCATTATGTTCCTGATGAAAAAGCTCTTAAACAAGCTTATGATTTAGGTAAAAAACTTGCAAAAGAAATTAAAGAAGAATAATTCTTCTTTATTTTTTTCTAATATCTTTATTTCTGGTTTTTCTATTTTTATAATTTAAATTATTAGCTTAAATATTGTTTATATTTTTTTTATTTGGTTTATTGTTTTGTTTAAGAGTTATTGGTTTATGTTTTTTTATTTAGTTTAGTGTTTGTTTGTATTTTAAGAATAATTTGTTTAATTTCTTAATTTTATATTTTTTTTAAAACTTAATTTGATTTATTTAATTATACTATAAAATTATATGGAACTTTTATATTAAAAAAATAATTTTTAAGTATTTTTTTATTAGGTGATAATGTGAATTTTGAAGATGTTATTTGTGAATTTGAATCTATTAGTGATGAGAAAAATATTGAAGGTCAAAAAAGATTTGGTATAAATATTAATAAATCATATGGTATTCGAATGCCTGAAATTAGAAAAATTGCTAAAAAAATTGGTAAAAATCATGAACTTGCACTTCAATTATGGAATCACCAATATCATGAATCAAGAATTCTTGCAACTATGGTTGAAGAACCAGATAAATTAAGTGAAGAACAATTAAATATATGGGTTAATGATTTTGATTCTTGGGATATAGTTGATCAAGCTTGTATAAATCTTCTTAGAAAATCTGATTTAGCAATATCTAAAATTCCATTATGGGTAGAAGATGATGAAGAATATGTTAAAAGAACAGCTTTTTCTCTTATTGCAGTTCTTGCAGTTCATAAGAAAAAAGAAGATGATGATTATTTTAGAAAATTTTATCCTTTGATAGTTAATGCTTCATGTGATAATCGTAATTTTGTTAAAAAATCAGTTAATTGGGCAATTAGACAAATAGGCAAAAGAAATATTACTCTTAATAAAGAATTAATAAATCTTTCTTATGAAATTCTTAAAAAAGATTGTAAGGCTGGAAATTGGATATCTAAAAATGCAATCAATGAGTTAAAATCAGATAAAATTCAAAAAAGACTTTTAAATAAATAAAAATCTATTTTATTCTATCAATTTTTATAATTTAAGTGGTTAATAAATACTTTTCGAAATCTTTTTATATAACCATAAACACATTTTATATTAATGGACTATTAGTTAATTAAAAATTGATTATTTAAATTTTATACTTAAATATTTATTTTTATTTTTTTTAAGGTTTTATAAAAACCTTATATTGTAATTAAGAAAATTAATGGTGATATGATGGCAAATAATTCAAACAGACCAATCTATATCTTACCTCAAGGTACTCAAAGATTTAAAGGTAAAGATGCATTTCATTTAAACGTTTATGCTTCAAAAATATTATCAAGCATTGTAAGAACTACTCTTGGACCTAAAGGTCAAGACAAAATGTTAGTAAATAAAAAATTAGGGGATGTTATTGTAACAAATGATGGTGTTACAATTTTAGAAGAAATGGATATTGCACATCCTGCAGCAAGAATGCTTGTTGATATTGCTAGAAATCAAGAAAGCGTAGTTGGAGATGGAACTACTACTGCAGTTATCATTGCTGGTGAATTACTTTCAGAAGCTGAAAAATTAGTTGATAATGGAACTCCTGCACCTATTGTTTTAAGAGGTTATCAAGCTGCTTTAGATAAAACTTTAGAAATTTTAGAAGATATTGCAATTGATGTAGATGATAAAGAAACTCTTAAAAAAGTAGCTATGACTGCAATGACTGGTAAAGGATCAGATTATGCTAAAGAATCTCTTGCAAATATTGTTGTAGAAGCTTGTACTCGTGTTGTAGAAGATGGAAAAGTAGTAAACAAACACATTAATACTCAAAGGGTCAATGGAGGTTCTGTTGAAGATTCTGAAGTTGTTGATGGTATTCTTATTGATAATTCTCCTGTAAGTAAAAATATGGCTACTGATATTAAAGATGCTAAAATTGCTCTTTTAAAATATCCTCTTGAAGTTAGAGACTTAACTATGAATTCAAAAATTGATTTGTCTTCACCTTCTGCAATGAATGCATTTTTAGATAATGAACAACAAATTTTAAAAGATTTAGTTCAAAAAATCGTTGATGCTGGTGCAAATGTTTTAATGTGTCAAAAAGGTATTGATGATATGGCTGTACAATATCTTAAAGATGCAGGTATTACAGCATTTAAACGTGTTAAAAACACAGATATGGAAAGATTAGCACATGCAACTGGTGGAAAAATCGTTCTTGATTTAGAAGATTTAAGTGCTGAAGATTTAGGTACTGTTGGTCATATTTACACTAAAAAAATCTTTGATCAAAAATTAACTTTCCTTAAAGAAACTAAAGAACCTAAAGCATGTTCTATTGTTTTAAGAGGTTCTACTAAATATGTTACTGGAGAAATTGCTCGTGCACTTGATGATGCAATTGGTGTAGTTTCTGCTACTATTGAAGATGGAAAAGTAGTTATTGGAGGTGGAGCTCCAGAAATTGAAATTTCCAGAAGACTCCGTGCTTTCAGTGAAACACATAGTGGTAAAGAACAATTAGCAATTCGTTCATTTGCTAAAGCTTTAGAAGTTGTTCCTAGAACTTTAGCTGAAAATGCTGGTCTTGATATTGTTAACATTATCTCTAAACTTATTGGTGCTCATGAAAATTCAAATACAATGGGTATTGATGTATTTAAAGGAGAAATTGTTGATATGTCTGATGAAGTAGTTGAACCTTTAAGAGTTAAAAAAGAAGCTATTACTTCTGCAACTGAAGCTGCTTCTATGATTATTCGTATTGATGATGTAGTTGCTGCTGCAGGTGCTCTTAATTCAACTGGTAATGAAGATGATGGTCTTGACCACAGTGGAATTCCTCATGATGCTAATGGTGTAATGCCGGGTATGGGCGGAATGCCACCAATGTAAATTTTTTAATAATTTACATTTTTTTATTATAAATATATTTAAGAATTCTTAAGTTCTTTTTATTTTTTTATTTGTTTTTACTAGTTTTTTGTTTTTATCAGTTTTTTTAGTTTTGTTTTGTTTTTTTATCAGTTTTGTTTAATTTTTTTAATTTGTGTTTGTTTTTTATTTTGTTTTTTTATCAGTTTTGTTTAATTTTTTTTAATTTGTGTTTGTTTTTTATTTTGTTTTTTTATCAGTTTTGTTTAATTTTTTTTAATTTGTGTTTGTTTTTTATTTTGTTTTTTTATCAGTTTTGTTTAATTTTTTTAATTTGTGTTTGTTTTTTATTTTGTTTTTTTATCAGTTTTGTTTAATTTTTTTTAATTTGTGTTTGTTTTTTATTTTGTTTTTTTATCAGTTTTGTTTAATTTTTTTTAATTTGTGTTTGTTTTTTTCTAAAATTATTTTTTATGTCTTTTTCTTTCTATTTTCTATATATTTTTTTATTTTTTTAATTTT
Coding sequences within:
- a CDS encoding AEC family transporter codes for the protein MEILATFLTIFIILLIGFLAKRFDLLSANEGETINKVVVYLAMPFLVFRSLYDANLALIPTLGKFPIIGFISAFLVGILSYVLFTSMKLPDKQKYTLISVIIMGNTGFVGFPVIMGVFGTNGLVRAIFFNITDVLMMIVVYLIFVIKFGGEYREVVKRIFSFPVLWGLIFGLIFNFYHIQIGTIGINIVNYLADMTIPLIILSLGLSMSFKGFGKKFGLTLTGSILKLFVYPFFAFFILKLFGISGFDNEIALIESAMPSAMLSISYVMEFGLDVELTSDIIVFDTLLSLITLPILMSCF
- a CDS encoding alpha/beta hydrolase → MALLNVEYKSQALGRNIPFTAILPVDHIDYEHNINKSDNGPYKTLYLLNGLYGDCIEWLTHTDIKRLAERNNLAVIMPSGENSFYLNYPSSNRNYSKYVGEELVNITRRMFNLSNKREDTFIGGYSMGGFGALYNGFKYNNTFSKIVALSSALILEDDFDKTNQSIFKYNQEYIEECFGNLDTALNRDVNVNNLIKKLEDSNKDIPDLFITCASDDSLYDANIKFVNFLSNYNNINYIFHEGVGGHQWDYWNKFMKEIVEWLTC
- the comE gene encoding sulfopyruvate decarboxylase subunit beta, whose translation is MATRIDGIKEIMKNIDDELIVCNIGVPSKELYKVKDRAKNFYMIGSMGLASSIGLGLAINQDNTVVVIDGDGSVLMNMGSLVTIAQNQCPNLIWIVINNGAYGSTGNQDTYAKNLDLTKIAKDVGFENAYKFEDINFSKVLKSNKCTFIEYNLEAGNSKSPVIDLSPNEIRDRFMNEIKN
- the comD gene encoding sulfopyruvate decarboxylase subunit alpha — translated: MNSSEIIYKGIKDSGINFIVSVPCANLKELLNLIDADDEITHIPVTREEEGLGICAGAYMAGAKTAILMQNSGLGNCINALESLFELYSFPLVMIMSHRGTEGESIVGQVPMGKATPKLLESLDLPYYKPKNHEEAYEVVSKSWNKSVKSRKVISILLEIKYWKLEDD
- a CDS encoding FprA family A-type flavoprotein — protein: MIADAKKIADGVYWVGALDWDTREFHGYSLHGSTYNCYLVFGDDKTALIDNVYPGFFPELWARIEDAFAQEGKDEVKIDVMIQNHIEMDHSGSLPDIVKKFPDIEIYCTQVAIPGLKNHWPSLANKDMNPIKTGDTLDLGGKSFTFINAPMLHWPDSNFTLYNEEGILFSNDAFGQHICSGERYDYELDPKAVEEVAKKYFANLITLSSPLVVSKVKEMTDAGYLDKVKMIAPCHGLIWTKPETIINLYAKWATADCEDKITVIYDTMHHSTQKLAHEIAEGIISEGVKVKMCFLKVDDESDVVTEVLDSKAIALGVPTMMNNPYPNVGKIIYYFNCLSFANSGKKKKAVVFSSKGWGGGAINRLTSDLESAGFDVLEDDALDVHYVPDEKALKQAYDLGKKLAKEIKEE
- a CDS encoding DNA alkylation repair protein, whose protein sequence is MNFEDVICEFESISDEKNIEGQKRFGININKSYGIRMPEIRKIAKKIGKNHELALQLWNHQYHESRILATMVEEPDKLSEEQLNIWVNDFDSWDIVDQACINLLRKSDLAISKIPLWVEDDEEYVKRTAFSLIAVLAVHKKKEDDDYFRKFYPLIVNASCDNRNFVKKSVNWAIRQIGKRNITLNKELINLSYEILKKDCKAGNWISKNAINELKSDKIQKRLLNK
- the thsA gene encoding thermosome subunit alpha is translated as MANNSNRPIYILPQGTQRFKGKDAFHLNVYASKILSSIVRTTLGPKGQDKMLVNKKLGDVIVTNDGVTILEEMDIAHPAARMLVDIARNQESVVGDGTTTAVIIAGELLSEAEKLVDNGTPAPIVLRGYQAALDKTLEILEDIAIDVDDKETLKKVAMTAMTGKGSDYAKESLANIVVEACTRVVEDGKVVNKHINTQRVNGGSVEDSEVVDGILIDNSPVSKNMATDIKDAKIALLKYPLEVRDLTMNSKIDLSSPSAMNAFLDNEQQILKDLVQKIVDAGANVLMCQKGIDDMAVQYLKDAGITAFKRVKNTDMERLAHATGGKIVLDLEDLSAEDLGTVGHIYTKKIFDQKLTFLKETKEPKACSIVLRGSTKYVTGEIARALDDAIGVVSATIEDGKVVIGGGAPEIEISRRLRAFSETHSGKEQLAIRSFAKALEVVPRTLAENAGLDIVNIISKLIGAHENSNTMGIDVFKGEIVDMSDEVVEPLRVKKEAITSATEAASMIIRIDDVVAAAGALNSTGNEDDGLDHSGIPHDANGVMPGMGGMPPM